Sequence from the Ziziphus jujuba cultivar Dongzao chromosome 9, ASM3175591v1 genome:
GAATAGATAGTCCTATTTCCTGCATTTCAGAGGAATTAATAGGAAAAGAGAAATGTGCATTAGAACAGTAAAAATGGAAACATGGAATAAATTTCTGAATAGAACTAGTTAATTGACTCGTAACTTTTTGGCAAGTCCATAACAAAAGTTTCCATGACGTTCAGATTCTATAATGCAGGTTACCTACCgaattcatttttaataaataattgaaataaaactGATTCCTTAATTGATATTCTAAATTTGAAGAAGACCCACCTTGACAATCAATGTTGTAGCACCAAACATGTTGGGAGTGTCCACTCCATTTAAATAAGCTTTGATTTCAGGTATACCAGGTCCAGCAGCAGTGGGAGCAAAACAGACACAGAGAATTGCAGCTAAAAATGTCAGAAGAAAGTTGGATGCAGTTAAGTAGATGAACCCTGTCAGGTACCTACACCGCATTCATTTAcacattgatatttttaatcatgaatttaataattgatatattttttgttttgtatgtaCAGAAAACattgaagaaaaatgaaacattATCTGAAACCTCTCTTCCTGTATGAATCCAACCACAGCAAGAAGCTTGTAACCAGCAATGTTTTCCACTGCAAGGTTGATGAGGGTGGCTATTAAACCAGTTAGAAGTCCAACAAGGAAAGCCAAAGTccacttcaaaaatatatacTGCAAAACTTGGACTTCGGATCTGCTTCTCCAATCTTGCTTGAAAAGATCGTTCTCGTTGATTCTGAAAATCCATCCAAAAACTTCAAATTCAGTGAGAAAATTCagaggaggaaagagaaaattggAAAAGAGTTTGAATCAGTAAACAGTAAATTACTCATAATCCAAACTCTCAATATGGGAAACTTTGGCTCCAACAATCGCAAGTGGACTGGATGAAAGTGTTCTATTTCTCTTGAGGAGTGGTTGATGCAGAGAATTGCTTTCTGGGTCTCTTTCTTCTAAGTAAACTTCTGTTTCGCTGTTGGGAAATGATGCTTCTGCATACTGGTTTGAATCTTCTTCCATTGGTGGTATAATTGGAACTGCAGATACAGAGAGAAACTTGAAGTAAAGCCCTGATGGTTGTGGTCCTTCTAttaagacaaaataaaataaagctaaCCTTTCTTAACTCTATAAGGAATtcaggagagggagagagagtgTTAGATAAGCAAACTCTCAAAGTTTCTAATGAGAGTCTAGACCAACCAAATACATAGAAATAGCAAAACAATTGTATATGGGAGGGTATCTTGAAGGAAATGAAAGAGACAAAGTCAAGAAGATATCTTCAAAAAGCATTGGGTAAAAACATAATGTTACTTTCctgtcaaaaaataataataataataaaataagagaaaaagaaagtatgtTTTTTTGAGAAGTTATGAAACTTGGAAGATCGGCATAAATGATTCGTTTgggtaaattatataaaaggcaaACAACAGCAAGGCATGTGCCAAACATGGATGATTATAAAATCTACAACCACGCTTTCTCTGTTTATGGTTGTTAAAGGTATTTGTTggattgatgactactcaataTGTGTATAAAATTTCCAACttcttaatattaaataaaaaatgatgtgaTGGAATTATATTAGGTTTTAAACAAAtcggaaaatttttttaaaaaaaaaaattaaagaggtTCACTGActctaaaattgtttttttttttttttaaatggtccTTGATATTATTGTCAAGGATAAGATCGTTCTCTTTGTAATATGACTTGCCCACACAATTGGAACTCACAATTAAATCAGTGCAGTAAGAAATTGAAGTTTTTTATATAAGTTCAAatagaaaagacaaaaaaaaattattttaaatgtaaaagaaaaatcataagtGCATTATCACTTTTGGTCACAGGATAGATATGAAAATCAGGTGAGTTGGACacctttcttcttttattttattttatttttcccttgttaaatttttcttttttttttttttttaatactaattaTACCAAATGACATTCTTATTGGTCCaatgtatatttaaattcaatCCACCACTTTCACATTTTCAATATATCTATAAATTATGATAtataaaaagaacttttaaCAAGTTAAATTAAATACTCAATCAAAAAGATTCCTCATTGATTTCTTTCAcgttaattaataactaaatagtATTATGATTGTTACTTTGTTGCACTAAAAACGAAAATCCCTAATTGCCCCAATTCCTATGTTCATATTTTGATCGCCAATGGacctatacatatataaaagtatcattaattttctttttgctttttttcttcttcttttttcaatataaaagtcacattatatgtgtatgtgtatatatatatatatatatatttatgaaaaaataaataaatatccaattgGCAGCATGTTGTCTGTGCATTGACATGTTGCAGTTTGCCACCTAGATCCAGATAGGCACCAATGTGAGAACAACTTGGCTCAGTACACGTGTTGTTATCCTGATGATCTCATCATAGATATTAGACGGTTCAGATAAAAACGGCTCTTCGGGTGATTGAAGAGCCACCTCTTTTATTGATCAATTTATAGTATTATAAGAAGTTCAATTATTGTTGATGGAATAAATGTCCAACGTATTCAGATTTCACGAGCATCATCAACGTGGGATTGGACCCCACATTTCTCACTATCTTCGCGTTCAATCAAACTGGACCACCGATAATCAAGGTTTTGATGGTGATAAAGAATGGGACGTGGCGAACATTACTATGCGCCGTCCACAGACAAGTGAATCTCATTTGTTCCCACGTTTTGATTGGACAATGCCTTTTTTTCCAAGCAGAACAACCACGTGGATTTTTCTCAGCCATCTGCCTTGTGGACCTCTAACTGAGCTAACTACCATATCCATGGACTTTGTGATGATGTTTCAAATagacaaataaattccatgtttttattttctttggaagctttttaattaaaacttctagaccaaataataaagaataataatttaaaacaaaaaaggttgcGCTAAAATTTTAGTCCAATGTAAAGCATAAAAGATGAATGTTCCACTCATTGATAAGATGAATTGTCTATGTATATTTTGAGCTAGAATAATGTGTTTAACCATTATAGCTTCACccatagaattttatttattcttgaaGAGGGTACCCAAGTGAACCAACTAGCGCAAGCAAGTTGTGAGGTGCAATTGATCAGTGATATATAGACCAATTATATATACCTAtaaattaatatcaaattaaagaAGCTTTGGTAGGTTATTAGTAACAAGTAGTCCAAGTGGTCTGAATGTCTTAGACTAGTAATCAATATAgtatattaaacaaaaacacCTCATATAAGTAAGTTATTAggtttgttcaaaaaaaaaaaaaaagtaagttattaggtcaaataatattgtaaaaatagttAACATTTTGATATTATAAGTGATGCTGTTTATTATTACCGACTATGAGTGTGagggaaaaatatataagttattaacaaaaaaatatatatacaacatgAGATCTAATAACTTAGATATAAATCTCATAACCAGGAGgataatttccaaataatttatattaatattctttgAAAAAACATCATATTCattgaataattaaatttgCTTATAAAACACTAATTAAAAATGAGTTTTAAGACTTTAATGGGAAAGAATTGAAGCAGAGGGAATCAGCAacgaaaagaataaaaataaaaatcattcgACATCGAGTTGGGAGGCCAGAGAAGAGAGAACAAAACGAAGAAAATATGCTAGAAATGATAGCacgagagaaaaagaaaagtttaacGAGAgtaattttggattaaaaaaaatgctaagacatttttaaattaagataaaaattaaaaaaaaaatgaaatgtttttttttcaatttaaaaaaaaaaatattcatgttAAGATATAAAATGGTAAAAACAAACACACCCCTGGGGATTTGACGTAAGTGGAAATTTTATGTTGAGGAGGATCTGTATAAGGAccatagtattagtgacggtttttcataatattaacgacggtttcttagaaaatcgttaccaatactatgaaaaacgtCACTAATACTATGGTTTGCATGAGGAtcatccgcaccatagacggactattGACGTAAGTGTCATACTCTTTGATATGAGCGTGTATATCCCTTCAAATGTTCGTTTCCTGGAAACTTTGTTTTATTACTTCACTAGTTTTGGGTtggttgtgttttttttttcggaatTAGGGTTGATTATGTTATAAAGGATATGTTTGtcaagaaaaatataaacattacTCCAAAAGATTTGCAGCAGGAAATAATAAAACTctaaataaaatctaaataaaaatgCCAACTTGTGGCTGTAGTTTAGTGGTAAGAATTCCACGTTGTGGCCGTGGAGACCTGGGCTCGAATCCCAGCAGCCACACTTTTgtaatcttaattttatttaaaatttttcgaCCCCTCAGGAAACGTCGTCGTTGCCTGTAAGCCAgccacaaagaaaataattgctCAGAATCCGTAAAAATATTGTCTTTAAACTATTATCTTATGAATGTGGATCTTCTAGATTTCTTTTTTTGCCCTTCTTCCTTGAAAAACCAaacctaaattaaaaaatgtgtaacttaaaaaatataatatacctttttatatatagtaaatagagatatttttttaaatttaaatatttggtcGAACTAATAGCAGaaactatataaattataataaattgaaaaaaaaagaattaaaaaggaaaaaaacggttggatttttttttttttattagctttgTTGCAAAgcaacaatattatataaattataataaattgaaaaaacaaaagaattaaaaggaaaaaacagttggattttttttttttttattagctttgTTGCAAAGTAACAAtagttggaaaaaaataaataaataaccatatttggaattcaaaataggttaaaaggaaaaataaaatgaggTAATCTCAACCATTTTATTGCCAAATGTCATGTCATAAGATGGTGGCAAATTTAGGTAATGTTTATAGTTGGAATGGATATGGATCCAATGAGGCATACCAAACAATTACCATTTAGAGATTTCGGTTAACGAATATAATGGTTTGATAGTGAACCAGATTCTTTTAGCAACAATCTCAccatggttattattattattatgcacCATCTGCGATTGCCCTTATGATTATTTTGGCCAAACCAGTCTTCTctctgaaaaattaatatacgtGGGTCTTTATGGTTTTTCtgccatatatattttcattgatgTCCTCACGGAAATCATACATGAAACAATGAGAGAATCAAATGCTTTGGGACACATAACGCCTACATATGTTGCTGTAGTAGCTATATCATTCCTCATCACTGTTTGCATATTAGTAAACTACTCTTTTAAGTCAACTGGGGGAATTTATGATCAAACATGGAATCCCAATTCTCTATCTGTAAGTGGGTCAGTTTATCTgtttattaatcttttaatttttatttttttattgttcttttgGTATATGTCGTTCAATGttgacatttttttgttttatttcgtTTTATTGTTGTATAGGATTGGGAATTTTGAACTTTGAAATTTGCTAAAAGATATGGCAGTTTTGCTATTAGATTTTCTTAAGGAGAAGGCttacaaatttatattatcgaagatttattttaaaattgtcacATATTATTGTATTGAATCATTGAATTAAAATGATCAGAAAGTCTTGCCAATTGAACTCTAATATTTGACCATCTTATCCACAGCTTCATGATTTTCTTTGGGTATGTTTTTGTAATTATGGTGGTAAATAGTGAAAAATTCCTCTGGTTTTTTAATCAGAACCCAGACAGCAAAGAGTTGGTGCAAGTATTGAGAAAAGCATCAATGGAAAGCAGAATAGTCATAATGACTATTGTTAATGAAAAATGGGCAAGTCCTAACTCTGTTCTTGATCTCTTCCTAGAGAGTTTCAAGATTGGTAAAGGGACCAAAAGGCTCTTGGATCACCTGGTGGTTGCCACATTAAGCAGCCAAGCATTTCAATTCTGCAAATCTGTGCATCCCCATTGCTTCCAGCTAACAACATTTTCCCCCAAACTTGCTAAGGATAAGCAACTTGGTGTTGAAGATTACCGCATGCTTATCCGCAAACGCAATGATTTGCTGCTTGAGGTGCTACAACTTGGTTACAGTTTGGTTTTCACAGTAAGTTTCTTTAAGTTTACTTGgaatgatatataataataataataataataatatctgaAATGGTTGAGATGATTTATTTTGGCTGTTGCAGGAGGCTGATGTTATGTGGCTGAGGTCTCCATTTGAGGACATCCATGGCACAAAAGAAATCACAATCCCATGTGACATTGATTCCGACGATGCACAAGGAGGTAGCAACACACCGGACAGCGGACTCTTCTATGTGAAATCAAACGAGTTCTCAATCGAGATTTTCAGATACTGGAAAGTCGAGGGTGTTTTGTACCCAAATTCCCATGTTGACACTCTCTGCAATGAGGTTATGATAAACCAGGAGTTTATCGGAATGCTTGGAGGAGGAATAACATTCCTGAGCACAGACTACTATGGTGGGTTTTGCCAGCCAAGTTACAACTTGAGTGAGGTTTATACAATTCATGGAAACTGCTGTGACAGTATTGAGAGTAAGGTGTATGATCTGAGGCTTGTTCTTGATGATTGGAGAAAGTTCAATGCACTATCATCAAGTGATGGTTTGGGTTTCTTTCCTTGGAGAGCGCCAAgcaaatgcaaccataaaagtTTGTTTATTTAGCAGAGAAGCTATAAATTCTTAAACAATGGTAAGGAAACACAGATTCTGCAGCAAATAGAACCAAACTTAAAAAGCTCATTCTCTAGACTCAGTTAATGGATGTGGCAAAAAacacccttgatatgcttcattAACAAAGGGAATAACAAAGTTTTCTTTTGTAGGAAAAACATATATTAGCTCATTACCaacaaattttcatatattcacTTACTAAAGATCTTGTAATCCCGACGATATTCTACTTCTCCATGCCAGTTGATGAAGTGGATTTCAACGCTTGAAGATAATCTTGCAAGAGCGGGATTTTCTATAAAGTTAAGAGTAAATTTTGaaacattgtttttattttgaaagataGCATCAGAATTTATGAAGCGTAGAGTTTTAGTATTAGTTTATAAGCTTTTATGCTCGCGCTCCATTCACTGTGAAATCCAACATTAAACAATTTACAGTGGACTACTTTATCCTTAAAAGAGGGCTTGAAGCTATGCATTTTAACATACTTATCGATAGATCTTTTTGTTCAAGTTTTTCTGACGGCTGCTTTTGAATGTGTTATTCCCATGTAGAACCTTCTAGGATTGAAAATCATTTTGATATTGTTGcttctttattgtattttaggCCAAAATACTATAATGAccaaatttgtttatcaaattttgaataccAAGTGAAATAAATACTTTGGAAAAGTACAAAATGTTTAACTAACTAAAACAACAGCTAGTGCAATGCAGCATTTGCCAAAAAAATGCCCCAGTCACTTAAAAGGATAACAAGGTAGCCAACACCATGCATAAAAATTTCCCAGAGTAGGAGTAAAAGATAGTCAATAAGTTTAGCAGCAACTATTACTCTATGTCATTACACCATGAAAGGAACTTCACAAGCCACTCTACAAAAATGCCTCTCAGCAACATTGACAGTAtacaatttaattagttttttttttttatatttttatatttctaaaaagaaatttgtctttttgtttttctcctttttaccaattaaatatGGAACAAACGGTTCTTCATACATGGCTAAGACGCATAAATTGATTCTCATCAAGCAACAAAACTGATGTGGCCGGGCAAACACAACCATTGAGATAATATTCTTCTCTAAAAGCTTGATGGGTGtttcaaaattcaaagcaaTGCATCACAAATGTGGATACAAATTGCATTGGCACTTCAAATTGAGAAAGGGGACGATTTACTGTTCAAAAGAGATCTCCCtctcattttagaaaaatattaccCTCTCTATGCATCTGGTAGATAATTGCACACAGCATAAATGCCCTCAGCTTTGATGCAAGAATGAAAAATCATTACTTTATATGATACAAATATAAACATGTAATAAGTTATGCACCAAATTAACCAACGAACCAGATTCACTGAATGCAACTTACACAGACCAAAAACCTCTGAAAAACAAGGGTTAAGAGTTTTAGAAGTTGAAGACCGGTAAACATGGTCAATAGGGAATGTCTCCCTCTGGTAGATCCCAGttgtcttcatcttcttccctttTGCTTGAAGGTGCATCCTGCTTTTTTGGTGGTGTTTCTCTATATCGGCTCCTCCTAGTTAAACAATGACACAAATGAGCAATTGGTAGGCATCTTCCAGGGTATATAAACCAAAAGAAATCCACTCAGGGATCATTTAAGCGAAAGCAATATCCAATTATtaccgccaaaaaaaaaaatccaaagatAAATGGATTTCACAATATATGGAAACCACAATAGGCTGGAGATGGAAGAATATGAATGTATTGGAGTTTGAGGACCGATAATGCCAGCACCATATTACAATAGTTGCATGGACTAAAACTTAAAAGCTCAAACATTAGCAACTTAGGAAATATACTATAACCGATATAGCAAACTGCAATCTCTGTTTTAAAGAAACTACATGACACATACAATTTGCTTCCTGTTGGGATATAAATATCAACAACAAAACACAACAGTAATAAGAGTTGGATTTCAATACGGTTTTCTCAATCATAACTGATGTTAAAGCCTCCAATTGGTGGTGTTTCAGAAGATTCTATATTCACCCTGCTACCCAATTCAAGTTAATGCTAAACCCATCTACATCTCGTTCtagaaatgaaaattatattttcgatTCTATGTCCAATTAGCCCGTGAGGGTCACCAAAGCATTCATCTTTCAGAAACTATATAACTTAATCTCAAACAGAATTATAACcctaaatattcaaatgagatcCATCACCTAATTACAAGAAATTGACTCTATACTTCTACTAATTTGTTCCTTCACAGTGATCTTATCTATAACACctcataacaaataaaatacataaatttcTAGAAACATGAAATCTCCATTTCGAAAGTGGAAAAAAAGGTTACCTTTTACTCGTATGAAATTTTCAACCTTGACTAAGAGagcaaattataaataacaataataataacaataaaaaagtttaaactccctctccctctccctctccgATATCAAATTTCACATATTTTCCCgctaaccaaacaaaaaaaaaaattaaaaattaaaaaaaccaaccttCTGCTGTTACGCTTAGCAGCTTCGCGTATTTTGCGCTTCTTCGCTTCCCGCTTGTTCTCAAAGAACCTCCTTCTTTTACATTCTTGAATAACACCGGCCTTCATGACCTTCCTCCTGAACTCGCTCAGCAGCTTCTCCTCAGACCAATTGTCATTCACAACAACCTGAACATTGTATGTTGAACTAAAGAAAAGGGTGTTGGAATAAGCCAGAGAGGGACAGATTACAGATGAAATGGAGGAAGAAGACCAGGAGGAGTTACTCTCTTGGGCAACCAAAGAAAGACACCCACCATTTTTGGGTTGTTTCAGAATTGGAAAAGAAAGAGGAAGTTGGGCAGGTGGGGTTTTGGGCTTGGTAGGTGGCTTTGTAGGTAAGAAGAGGAAAGAGACGAAGTTAGGGAGACAGAATGAGGCCAAGGCAACCATGGATGATTTTGACGATCAATGGCTCAAGCAGCTTTTTGTGGGCCCTTCTGATTtttgcttcttttgttttttttttgccttctgTTTTTGAGTAGGGTCCGATTGGGTATTGTGTCAAAAATGGGTCCTGTCTGGTGGTGTTTGACTTTGACCCTGTTAAACAGGGCTTTCTTAAACCTgcgctaatttttttttttttttaactgataaTAAAACGACGACATCGTTTTACCACCAACCATGTCTACGTGGGTTAGGCCTCCTAAATGGGTTATATCCAATCTTCTTTGGTGTGTTTGGATGTTGGATAACTGTTTTCAATCATTTCTCCGTGCTTGGTACTAGAATAGCCCACAATTGTGATGCCATTATTTTAAAGGTTTTATGTAACAcgtttttttatatctattattatgaatgtgataaattttaatttagatatttcattttattaaattgttatattaaaactttaaaaaataaattatttaatggtaatcatttttatttttatttttgctgaaaTAATGATAATCATTTAAACAAAAAGGAAATGTACTAAGCAATCCAAAAACCATGTTTGGCAAAAATGCACACGAATTCCATGTGCATTTGCTGTCCTTTGAACTACCAAAACTTTGCAGTTGCAGTTCCACTCCCAAGTTTTTTTTATCCCCTGCTTTCAAATGCACCACTTTTTAAGTGCCAAATTCTCTCGCCTGTTACAGAATGCCGACCATTCAAGTTCCTACTTGtaactattatttttgttattctgTACAACTTCATCggattgaaaataattttgatactGATGCTACCTTATTGTGATACTATAGTCaccgtttatttatttatttattttttgttcaatcAAATTCTGAATACCAAGTGAAATAATACTTTAAAAAGTACAAATTGTTTGACTAACAGAGCACAGCTAGTAATGCTGAATTTGCTAAGCGTCCCACTTGCAAGGCTAACAAGTTAGGCAACACTATCCATAAAGAATTCCCTGAGTTCAAAGTAAAGATAGTAAGTTTAGAAGCAACTATTACTCATATTTTAGCACCATTGACATTACGACATAAAAGCAACTCAACAAGCCACTCTAGAAACATGCCTCCCAGCAACATTGACATTAACAGTAGACATTTTAATTGCAAGATTTCATagcttttatcatatttttacatttttttaaaagaaaatcatcTTTTCGTTTTTTCTCCTCACCGAAACGGCTCTACTTACATGGTTAAGACACATGAACTGATTCTGATCAGGTAACAAACCTGGTGTGGCTCTGGGCAAACACAACTACAACCACTGAGATAATcttcttctataaaagcttgatGGGTGTTTTGAAATTCAAACCAATGGATCACAAATGTGCAACAAATTGCATTTGCTTTTCAAATTGAGTAAGGAAACAAAAATGATTTACCGTTCAAGAAAGGCCTCCCTCTCTATGCATCTGGTAGATAATATTGCACAACCCAGCATAAATGCCCCCAGGATTTGATGCAAGAACGAACATCATtactctatataaatataaacaaggAACCAAAGAACAAGATTCGCTGAATGCAACTTAACACAGACCAAAAACCCTCTGGAAAAACAAAGGTTAAAGAGTTTTAGAAGTTGAAGGATGGTAAATGTGATTAATATGGAATGCCTCCCTCTGGCAGATCCCAGTTATCTTCGTCTTCTTCCCTCTTGCCTGAAGGTGCATCCTGCTTGTTTGGTTGTGCGGCTCTAAATGGACCCCTCCTAGTTAAACAATAAGACAAATTAACAATCAGTAGGCATCTTCAAGGATATATAAACCAAATGTATTCCCACTCAGGGATGTTTTATGTGAAAGCAAAACGcaatttttacccaaaaaaacaaaggtaaaaCAAAAATCCAAAGATGAATTCGCACTCAGGGATGGATTTCACAATATATGGATTAGAGAACCCACAATAGGTTGAAGATGGAAGAACATGATTATATTGGGGCTCAAAGACCAACAGCATCAGCAGTACAATTCCAACAGTTACATGGACTAAACCTTAAAAGCTCTAATACTAGCAACCTaggaaaaataagataatatatcTAGCAAACTGCAATCTTACAAATTTAAGATggattgataaaaataaacgaTTTTACTTTGTTTTAACGAAACTACAGGACATATTGAATTTGCTAACATTCGGGCAATAAATATTCTGGCCTACAACTACAAACCATAACAGTAAAAAGTGTCGGATTTGGATATGGTTCTC
This genomic interval carries:
- the LOC107427906 gene encoding uncharacterized protein At4g15970, whose protein sequence is MRESNALGHITPTYVAVVAISFLITVCILVNYSFKSTGGIYDQTWNPNSLSNPDSKELVQVLRKASMESRIVIMTIVNEKWASPNSVLDLFLESFKIGKGTKRLLDHLVVATLSSQAFQFCKSVHPHCFQLTTFSPKLAKDKQLGVEDYRMLIRKRNDLLLEVLQLGYSLVFTEADVMWLRSPFEDIHGTKEITIPCDIDSDDAQGGSNTPDSGLFYVKSNEFSIEIFRYWKVEGVLYPNSHVDTLCNEVMINQEFIGMLGGGITFLSTDYYGGFCQPSYNLSEVYTIHGNCCDSIESKVYDLRLVLDDWRKFNALSSSDGLGFFPWRAPSKCNHKSLFI
- the LOC107427929 gene encoding small ribosomal subunit protein bS21c-like, with protein sequence MVALASFCLPNFVSFLFLPTKPPTKPKTPPAQLPLSFPILKQPKNGGCLSLVAQESNSSWSSSSISSVICPSLAYSNTLFFSSTYNVQVVVNDNWSEEKLLSEFRRKVMKAGVIQECKRRRFFENKREAKKRKIREAAKRNSRRRSRYRETPPKKQDAPSSKREEDEDNWDLPEGDIPY